In a genomic window of Oceanispirochaeta sp. M1:
- a CDS encoding Dabb family protein, translating to MIKHIVMWKFKDEAEGKTKAENMAIIKKDLEELVGVIPQIRSLEVGINKTVADTAFDAVLVSTFDSMEDLKIYRADPRHQKAAAYNKLCRTERAVTDYEF from the coding sequence ATGATTAAACATATTGTAATGTGGAAATTCAAAGATGAAGCTGAAGGTAAAACAAAAGCAGAGAATATGGCTATTATCAAGAAAGACCTGGAAGAACTCGTAGGAGTTATTCCTCAGATAAGATCCCTTGAAGTGGGAATCAATAAAACTGTTGCAGATACTGCTTTTGACGCTGTATTGGTATCAACATTTGACAGCATGGAGGATCTTAAAATTTACAGGGCAGATCCCCGCCATCAAAAAGCTGCTGCCTACAACAAACTATGCCGCACAGAAAGAGCTGTTACAGATTACGAATTCTAA
- a CDS encoding TetR/AcrR family transcriptional regulator has protein sequence MENQKLTGREKKRNQRTQIVIKASYKLFLEKKIESASIQEIADEAEIGVASVYRYFTNKGEMAVEAAILSWESGLNPLLEKILSEESSGIAALMNGYLDIFKENPDFFRYLEDFDNYISKLETPPLAMERYEKMLIRQDEMINSILQKDVNNGTLRTDIDIMAYLNMAGQAVIAMAQKLVNRGNVVSHDEDYDPSELLKMLVETLYNNIIKE, from the coding sequence ATGGAAAATCAAAAACTGACAGGCAGAGAAAAAAAACGGAATCAGAGAACGCAGATTGTTATAAAGGCATCATATAAGCTTTTTCTGGAAAAGAAAATTGAATCTGCATCAATTCAGGAAATTGCTGATGAAGCGGAAATCGGTGTTGCTTCTGTATACAGATATTTTACAAATAAGGGTGAAATGGCAGTTGAGGCTGCTATCCTGAGCTGGGAAAGCGGTTTAAATCCTCTTCTCGAAAAGATTCTCAGTGAAGAAAGTTCTGGAATTGCCGCTCTGATGAACGGTTATTTGGATATTTTCAAAGAGAATCCCGACTTTTTTCGTTATCTGGAAGATTTTGATAACTATATAAGTAAACTTGAGACTCCACCCCTGGCCATGGAGCGCTATGAAAAAATGCTGATCAGACAGGATGAAATGATTAATTCCATTCTGCAGAAGGATGTGAACAACGGAACCCTGCGTACTGATATCGATATAATGGCCTATCTGAATATGGCCGGACAGGCTGTTATTGCAATGGCTCAGAAGCTGGTGAATCGCGGTAATGTGGTTTCACATGACGAAGACTATGATCCGTCAGAATTGTTGAAAATGCTGGTGGAAACACTCTATAACAATATTATCAAGGAATAA
- a CDS encoding glycoside hydrolase family 2 TIM barrel-domain containing protein, protein MRTELSLNRNWLYTPDFSKEYLKSEYKAEGWESVGLPHTNKEIPYNGFDEKDYQFISTYMQDMILPPYREGEKIYMDFQGVMTAAEVWVNGQMAGEHKGGYTPFSIELTPFAEAGMPCKVVVKVDSTEREDIPPFGRVIDYLCYGGIYRAVSLRIVPAVHITNVKAELSGVGYEEKGLSADVYIKNQSGADQTRTVSLSLTMASGDNFHTERDILLKEGETSHFFELKDLSGLEDWSPDNPVLYNLEFRFTANDAQSDLFIRRVGFRDAEFRKDGFFLNGSKMKIRGLNRHQSYPYVGYAMPAREQRREADRLKYELGLNLVRTSHYPQAIEFLDRCDEIGLLVFEELPGWQHIGNREWQDNACVSLEEMIRRDWNHPSIILWGVRINESEDNHDFYERTNALSRNLDPSRQTGGVRYIEKSEILEDVYTMNDFIHSGEKAVLRNPDKVSKNSKIPYLVTEFNGHMYPTKRFDQEARVREHALRHLKVLDRMMGDDRISGAIGWCAWDYNTHREFGSGDRICYHGVSDMFRIPKFAAAVYSSQMSPEEKIVLEPASLFAKGERDAASILPIEVYTNCDSITLYKNGNLIDTYKPAFDRFPNIEHPPVIIEDLIGNQVEDLPFPARDRQAFRRITSYVMLHGEEKLKWYHYIRMGLLMTRNKLKFNEVVTLFMKYNAGWGEDEDIFEVAGNYKGEEVCRRTFGSGTANRLSVKADYNELISGDWDTVRLEYRLEDQYGNIMPYVNEVMNLEVTGPGEIIGPSQLAMVGGVIAVWIKSTGETGDIEVKARCSRFDAETVSLRVL, encoded by the coding sequence ATGAGAACAGAACTTAGTTTAAACCGGAACTGGCTGTACACGCCTGATTTTTCAAAAGAGTATCTGAAGAGTGAATATAAAGCGGAAGGCTGGGAATCAGTAGGTCTGCCTCATACAAATAAAGAGATCCCTTACAACGGTTTTGATGAAAAGGATTACCAGTTTATCAGTACATATATGCAGGACATGATCCTTCCCCCCTATAGAGAGGGTGAGAAAATCTATATGGATTTTCAGGGTGTTATGACTGCAGCTGAAGTATGGGTAAATGGTCAGATGGCCGGTGAACATAAGGGTGGATACACCCCTTTTTCCATTGAATTAACCCCTTTTGCCGAGGCGGGAATGCCCTGTAAGGTCGTGGTCAAGGTGGATTCTACAGAGCGTGAAGATATTCCTCCCTTTGGAAGAGTAATTGATTATCTCTGTTATGGAGGAATCTACAGAGCTGTATCCCTGAGAATTGTTCCTGCTGTACACATCACAAATGTAAAGGCTGAGCTTTCCGGTGTGGGTTATGAAGAGAAAGGCCTGAGTGCGGACGTCTATATCAAAAACCAGTCCGGTGCAGATCAGACAAGAACAGTTTCACTGTCACTGACCATGGCTTCAGGAGATAATTTCCATACTGAAAGGGATATCCTCCTTAAAGAAGGTGAGACCTCTCATTTCTTTGAACTCAAGGACTTGAGCGGTCTGGAAGACTGGTCTCCTGATAATCCGGTTCTCTATAATCTGGAATTCAGATTTACCGCAAATGATGCACAGAGTGATCTGTTTATAAGAAGAGTCGGTTTCAGGGATGCGGAGTTCAGAAAAGACGGATTTTTCCTGAACGGCAGCAAGATGAAGATCAGAGGACTTAACCGTCATCAGTCCTATCCCTATGTGGGATATGCAATGCCCGCAAGGGAGCAGAGACGGGAAGCAGATCGTTTGAAATATGAACTGGGGCTGAACCTGGTGCGAACATCTCATTACCCTCAGGCCATCGAGTTCCTGGATCGCTGTGATGAGATTGGACTTCTCGTGTTTGAAGAACTGCCCGGCTGGCAGCATATCGGTAACAGGGAGTGGCAGGATAATGCCTGTGTCTCTCTTGAAGAGATGATCCGCAGAGACTGGAATCATCCCTCTATCATCCTCTGGGGTGTAAGGATCAACGAGTCTGAAGATAATCATGATTTTTATGAAAGAACTAACGCGCTGTCCCGCAATCTGGACCCAAGTAGACAGACCGGAGGGGTTCGCTATATAGAAAAGAGTGAGATCCTTGAAGACGTTTATACAATGAATGATTTCATCCACTCCGGAGAGAAGGCCGTTTTAAGAAATCCCGATAAGGTGTCTAAAAACAGTAAGATTCCCTACCTGGTAACTGAGTTTAATGGACATATGTATCCCACCAAACGTTTTGATCAGGAGGCGAGAGTCCGTGAGCATGCACTGCGTCATCTGAAGGTCCTGGACAGGATGATGGGTGATGACAGAATAAGCGGCGCCATCGGCTGGTGTGCATGGGACTACAATACTCATAGAGAGTTCGGCAGCGGTGACAGGATTTGTTATCACGGAGTCTCTGATATGTTCCGCATACCTAAGTTTGCAGCAGCTGTATACAGTTCTCAGATGAGCCCCGAAGAGAAGATTGTTCTTGAGCCCGCCTCACTCTTTGCCAAGGGAGAACGTGATGCAGCCAGTATCCTCCCCATCGAAGTCTATACAAACTGCGACAGTATCACACTTTATAAAAATGGAAACCTCATAGATACTTACAAACCTGCATTTGACCGCTTCCCCAATATTGAGCATCCCCCTGTGATCATAGAAGATCTTATAGGAAACCAGGTGGAAGATCTTCCTTTCCCCGCAAGGGACCGACAGGCTTTCAGAAGAATTACCAGCTATGTAATGCTTCATGGTGAGGAAAAGCTGAAGTGGTATCATTACATCAGGATGGGTCTTCTTATGACCAGAAATAAATTGAAATTCAACGAAGTCGTTACACTTTTTATGAAATACAATGCAGGCTGGGGAGAAGATGAGGATATCTTTGAAGTAGCCGGTAATTATAAGGGAGAAGAAGTCTGCCGCAGAACCTTCGGTTCCGGAACTGCCAACCGTCTCTCTGTTAAAGCTGATTACAATGAACTCATTTCCGGTGACTGGGACACAGTACGTCTGGAGTACAGACTGGAAGATCAGTACGGTAATATCATGCCTTATGTGAATGAGGTCATGAATCTTGAAGTTACAGGACCAGGTGAAATTATCGGACCTTCTCAGCTGGCTATGGTGGGCGGTGTTATTGCCGTCTGGATTAAATCAACAGGAGAAACAGGTGACATTGAAGTCAAAGCCCGTTGCTCCCGTTTTGATGCCGAAACTGTCAGTCTGAGAGTTCTTTAG
- a CDS encoding MATE family efflux transporter: MSETNDTTFPESDEKTINLGDERMFSGPITPLLIRLSVPMLAGMFFQLLYNIVDTWFVSRIDLSDPSYVGGVGLIFPLIFLFIALGNGIMVGVSSLVARAIGEGNKKVLNKTAESGLVISVVLTILCFGVMVLFAAPLVRAIGATGDYYTHGYNYLIFVSPAAIFIFFGNVFIGILQGEGLMKPVMIGMILGTVINIILDPVFIFLLNMDVRGAALATVIGQVASFIYILGVFLKNQSSIRIEWKIKNISKEIIGRIVMIGLPQSMGMVLMAISFFFFNHLVISVDPLALTAFSLFGRFEQLVLMPAFALSAAVVTIVGQNAGRGLYDRAWNAVKKSYEWGIIVVVVLAGSMMLASRFIYPLFSSIPEVVDYAVRQTYTQELFYVFALVGIVNRSFFQAVGHPLPALLLTLLRTILLSLPLSYLFVLVFNMGVEGVWWGLNTGSVLTLLISVPWVKHSVSRLKAGTYHVQSTSKELSD, encoded by the coding sequence ATGTCTGAAACCAACGATACAACTTTTCCTGAATCTGACGAGAAAACTATAAATTTAGGGGATGAAAGAATGTTTTCAGGCCCCATAACTCCCCTTCTTATCAGACTGAGCGTCCCCATGCTGGCGGGTATGTTCTTCCAGCTCCTTTATAATATCGTTGATACCTGGTTTGTCAGCCGGATTGACCTCTCGGATCCTTCCTATGTGGGAGGAGTAGGACTGATATTTCCCCTGATTTTTCTTTTTATAGCCCTCGGAAACGGGATAATGGTCGGGGTGAGCTCTCTAGTAGCCAGGGCCATAGGTGAGGGCAACAAAAAGGTTTTGAATAAAACAGCTGAATCCGGCCTTGTTATTTCTGTGGTTCTCACAATTCTCTGTTTCGGAGTAATGGTTCTCTTTGCAGCCCCTCTCGTAAGGGCCATCGGTGCTACCGGAGACTACTATACCCATGGATATAATTATCTGATATTTGTCTCTCCTGCAGCAATCTTCATCTTTTTCGGTAATGTATTTATAGGAATTCTACAGGGTGAGGGGCTGATGAAACCAGTTATGATCGGAATGATACTGGGAACTGTTATAAATATAATACTGGACCCTGTGTTTATCTTTCTACTGAATATGGACGTCCGCGGAGCTGCACTGGCCACTGTAATAGGTCAGGTGGCCTCATTTATCTATATACTGGGGGTTTTTCTAAAGAACCAGTCATCCATACGCATTGAGTGGAAAATTAAAAACATCAGTAAAGAAATAATCGGGCGGATTGTGATGATCGGCCTTCCCCAGTCCATGGGAATGGTTCTTATGGCGATCAGTTTTTTCTTCTTTAACCATCTTGTTATAAGTGTTGATCCATTAGCCCTTACTGCTTTTTCACTCTTCGGCCGCTTTGAGCAGCTTGTACTTATGCCTGCCTTTGCACTGAGTGCCGCTGTTGTAACAATTGTAGGCCAGAATGCCGGGAGAGGACTCTATGACAGGGCCTGGAATGCAGTAAAAAAATCCTATGAGTGGGGAATAATTGTTGTGGTTGTACTTGCAGGATCGATGATGCTGGCATCCCGATTTATCTATCCTCTCTTCTCAAGTATACCTGAGGTTGTGGATTATGCTGTCCGTCAGACCTACACTCAGGAACTTTTCTATGTTTTTGCTCTTGTGGGGATTGTAAACAGAAGCTTTTTTCAGGCGGTAGGACATCCGCTGCCGGCTTTACTTCTGACTCTGCTGCGAACCATACTCTTATCACTCCCCCTCTCCTATCTTTTTGTTCTTGTTTTTAATATGGGGGTTGAGGGAGTCTGGTGGGGGCTTAATACAGGAAGTGTTCTGACATTGCTGATCAGTGTTCCCTGGGTGAAACACTCGGTAAGCCGGCTCAAGGCCGGTACCTACCATGTTCAAAGTACCTCTAAAGAACTCTCAGACTGA
- a CDS encoding adenylate/guanylate cyclase domain-containing protein has product MLDPSLKNILVETLSGCIKIKEMDEIGKMLNKKFDIYALADRTAVQTMGLRSAATVLVDFMESCHITDDLIKLLAELDNNQVLGRTLQLEGFDYFLQQLTKSGYFYDFSKRKVLPIKNDSSELQNWGALKDGKSYPVTVISVDIVSNSELVKKYGSKTMKKVYTNLWKFLKRSLTHTDGRIWTWAGDGGILAFSFKNHVERSVLFAIEVQRTIALFNMDVSNPISDPIHLRLGIHTGKLTYHNDTGQIVSEVINLAAHLEKKKTEAGGISITNDVHKGINSKLQSIFSSIGDFESVCCYQTESLDLISC; this is encoded by the coding sequence ATGTTAGACCCGTCCCTTAAAAATATATTGGTTGAAACCCTTTCCGGATGTATAAAGATCAAGGAAATGGATGAAATAGGAAAAATGCTGAATAAAAAATTCGATATTTATGCTCTTGCAGATAGAACGGCAGTGCAGACTATGGGATTACGTTCAGCCGCAACCGTTCTGGTTGATTTTATGGAGTCATGTCATATTACTGACGACTTGATTAAACTGCTTGCAGAGCTTGATAATAATCAGGTCCTGGGCAGAACCCTGCAGCTGGAAGGGTTTGATTATTTTCTTCAGCAACTGACCAAATCGGGTTATTTTTATGACTTTTCCAAAAGGAAGGTCCTTCCCATAAAGAATGATTCTTCTGAATTGCAGAACTGGGGCGCACTGAAGGATGGAAAATCCTATCCTGTCACCGTTATCAGTGTTGATATAGTATCCAATTCAGAGCTTGTTAAAAAATATGGTTCCAAGACCATGAAAAAGGTTTATACCAATCTTTGGAAATTTCTAAAACGCAGCCTTACTCATACAGACGGCCGTATCTGGACCTGGGCAGGGGACGGTGGTATTCTGGCTTTTTCATTTAAAAATCATGTAGAACGTTCCGTGCTTTTTGCAATAGAAGTTCAAAGGACTATTGCTCTATTCAATATGGATGTCAGTAATCCTATATCCGATCCCATACACCTTAGACTGGGTATTCATACAGGTAAATTAACCTATCATAATGATACGGGTCAGATTGTTTCCGAAGTTATCAATCTTGCGGCTCATCTTGAAAAAAAGAAGACCGAAGCCGGTGGAATCTCCATAACTAATGACGTTCACAAGGGAATCAATTCCAAATTACAGTCTATTTTTTCAAGTATTGGGGATTTTGAGTCAGTATG